TAAATGTAGGATTATCATGGGTAGGTGTAATTGTAGGGGAGTTTCTTGTTTCAGCAAAAGGATTGGGTTATATGATCATTTATGGTTTCCAAGTATTTAATTTCACTCTTGTCTTATTGAGCCTAATCATTATTGCCTTTTTTGCTACTATTATGTACCAGGGCGTTGAGTTGCTGGAGAAACGATTGATTAAAAACGACAAAAGAGGCTGACTACGATGTTCCCTCATTGCTCCTTGAGGGTTCATCGTTTGCCGCCTCTATTTTAATCTTCTTTTTATTTCCTCAATACTTCTTTGTAATACATCATCTTTCATGATAAAACTAAATTTTTTATCTTTTTGAATCCCTTCAGGCAGTTCCTTAAGTAACACAGGTCCATATGTTTCATAATAGCCATCTTGTTCAACTAATTGATTAACCATGGCAAAATAGATATTCTTTACGATAACCTTTTCTTTACCTTTTACTTTATATTGACCAATATATTCTATTTCTTTAACAATTCCACCTGTCTCCTCTTTCACTTCCCTAATAGCTGCTTCAAGGGCCGTTTCATTGTCCTCAACCTTTCCTCCCGGAAATTCAAATCCACGATCAGAATGCTTTGTTAGCAACCATTGGTCTTGATGACGGCAAACAACCCAAACATGTTTGGGATCTTTCGAAAAAGGATGATCATCAAAAGATAAAACAACTTCATTGTGATAATAATCTATAAATCGGTACATTTTAATCCCTCTATTTTTTTCCTAATAAACAAATCTTATCACAATGTCAAAACTCTGTATAACGGTTTATTCTTGTTCATTAATTTTTGACATGAGCTGATTTGTCCGAATATGCTCTTTTGCCTCTTCATCACCTAGCTCATAAATCATACGATATATTTTCATATTCGTATCATCAATTGCATCATTTTCACGATCATAATGGTACTGAACATATGGTGTATGTGAGCGAAGGAAACCTTGAAAATCGCTTGAGTATACTTGATCGAAATACTCCCTGAGCTGAACGATTTCTTCATCGGTTGCCTCTATTTTAAAATCCCATGCAGAAGCTGTACTTAACTGTGAAATTTGCCCACTTCCCACCGTAATATAATACGTTTTCTTATTATTCTCCATGTCGACAACTCCTTCAATTATCCTTATGTTATGTTTTGTTCATATTCTTTGTAATATTCAGCGAGATATTAATTAGAATAGTTCTACTCTTAATAACAAAAAATACGAAGAAGCTACGATTAAAAACTGGAGGACAATACCGTGAACATTGAACTTTTTACAAATCCAGAGCTTAGTAAATTCCGCGCAGATGAAGAAGATGTCTATGCCTATGTTAAATCTATCCTAGAAAAAACAAGCAAGCAGGACATGCTCTCTTGGGTCAACACTCTATCAGAGGAAGACCTGCACTCTCTTATGATTCCATATTTTTCAGAGAAGCTTTCTGAAGATCTTGCTGATAGAGAGCTTTAACAGTGAAAAAAAGCAGGCGATGATCACATCACCTGCTTTCTGCTTATTTTCCTAAGAAAGACTTTAACATCCAATTATGCTTTTCTAAGCTTTGATGAATAGCCAATAGCATATCACCAGTTGTTTCATCTCCTACTTCACCAGCTAAATCCATTCCTTCTTTTAGCTCATCTACTAACACACTAAAATCATCATAGATGTTTTGAACCATTTGTTCTGCTGTTTCACTTCCATCAGCTTCTTTAATTGAAGCAAGCTCTAAGCTTTCTCTCATTGTAGCAACCGGTGCTCCTTCAAGAGCTAATAAGCGTTCAGCTAGTTCATCAATATGGACAGCTGCTTCGGTATAGAACTCCTCAAACTTTTCATGCAATGTGAAGAAGTTTTTCCCTTTAACAAACCAATGATAATTATGTAGTTTTACATAAAGCACCGTCCAGTTGGCAATTTGTTTATTTACTGTAGTTACTAGTTTCTCTGACATCTTAATTCCTCCTTTATTATCTACTAGTACTTTACCCCAGTTTTTCGACTTTAAACGCTTGAACATACTAAAAACATTGTATAAACATGTTAGATCTTTCATGATATGATAACTAATAATAGAATAAGTAGAGGAAGATTTTTTGGGAGGAAAATGTATTGAAAACTGTTTTTATTATCTGCATCATCATTGTCATTATTGTGCTTTTGCTTAGCCTCTTAACGACAAGAAAAGCCTACCAATATAAACATACTGTTGATCCAATTAAAAAGCCAGTTAACAATCAAGAAACACAAGAGAAAGAACAAGAAAAACCCACGCAAAATCAATAGATTGCGTGGGGCTTTCTCTTAGCCTTTTAGTAACTTTCATAAACATAAGGTGATTCCGGTTGTTCAACACGGTCAATTTCGGAAACCTCAATTGAAGGTAATGTCCAATCTTGATACTTTACTGTTGTAATTGTACCAGTTAGTTTCACCCATTGATCATCACCCAATGTCTCTGCTTCTGGAGATGTTGCCAATGTTCCAAACACTGATGCATCTGCCACACAACATGATAAACCAAACCTTGCGATGACAAATTGATTCTCTTTAAAATCATGTTCTCTAAAAACAAACCCTAACATCTCTACCTTTTTCCCAACGAACTTATCAGGGTTTTCATCAAGTATCGAGGTCATTGCTATAAAATTTTCTTCAGTAAATTGAATGGTTTCCATTTCAAGCATTTTCTGCTCAAGTTGTGCATAAAAGTCCACTGGTTTTTCCTGAACCTCAAATCCTTCAGGGTGCTCAAGTGGTACATCCGGAATGTTGGAAGACTGTGCAACTTTATTTCCTACACTTTCATCTAACTCATTCAAATAAGCTTCAGGATCACTTAAGTAAGCCTCAGCCTTTGATGTATCTTGCTCTTCTAGATTTGTCTTAAATCCTCTTTTGGCAGCAACAGAGCTATCCAACACAACATCTGGAAATAAAAATCCAGTTATAATAGGAAAAACAAATAAAGAATAAACAAGTAGCGTTTTTATTGGTGACGATGAAACAGCATGGTCTGTTCCACAATCACAGTAAAGCTCAGCTTGCTTTTTAGAACCACTTCTCCAGATTTGGATCGCACCTAACAGGGCAAAAACAATAATTGCAAAATACATAAAAGGCATCATTTTTGGCGCAATGAAATGAACCATATTTCCTGTGATGACTAGCTTAAGCATTAATAAGGTAAATCCAATTAATATAATTCCTCGGATATATAGTTGAAATCGATACTGCGCATGTTGTTTTTCCATATAATCTCTAAACCTCCTTTACTTATAAAAATAGAAACTGGTAAATAATAATAGAGATATAAACAACAATAGTAACGACTAGAATAAACGCTGCAACAAATCTTGCTTTAAAGAAAGCAAAAAGCATAATTGTATTCTTCAAATCAAGCATTGGACCATATACTAAAAAAGCAAGTAATGAACCGGCAGTAAATGTACCACCAAAAGAAGCCGCAACAAAGGCATCTGCTTCAGAGCATAGTGATAGAATATAACCAAACCCCATCATTAATGCTGGAGAAAGGAACTCGTTCGTTCCGAGCTCAGTCAACAGAGTACGATCAAGAAATGTTTGAAAAAGACTGGCGATTAATGCCCCCATTATTAAAAATTTTCCCATTTCAAAAAATTCATCACTTGCATGAAATAACGTAGATTTTAACTTTCCTACTTTTTCTTCTTGATTAGTATTCCCTTCTACTACTACATCCTCTTTCGTCCATTTTAATTGATTGCTGTTCTTAAACAAAAGATAAATGATAAACCCGATCACAATCGACAAAACAAACGCTAACCCCATTCTTGCATAAGCAATATGAAGCTCTGAAGAAAAGGCATAATAGGTTGAAGCAAATACAACTGGATTTAAGATCGGTGCCCCAACCAGAAAGACAACCCCAATATGTAACGGCATTCCCTTTTTCATCAACCTTCTTACAATCGGAACAATTGCACATTCGCAAATAGGGAAAATAGCTCCTAGTAATGCTGCTGGTAAAAGAGCAAGAATCGCATTTCTAGGCAATGCTCTTTTAATTAAATCTTCAGAAACATATGTTTGAATAAGCGCTGAAACAAAAACTCCTAACAAAATAAAGGGGATCGCTTCTAATAGAATACTTAAAAACATCGTGTTGACTGTTAATAATTCTGAAGGAATGTTAAATGATAGATCCTGAAAATCAACAAATAGGAATAAGTAAAAAAATAAACCTATTAACCCGAGAGCAATAAATTCACGAAATAGTGGTATGACGATTTTATTCATTTTTGAACTCCTATCCTATTAATCTTTGTTCTATATCATACTAGTTTTCTTGCGAGATTATGTCTTTTTAATTATGAACTTTTCTTTACATTCTTTTTTCATTCTAGTTTTTTTCCTAAAATTCGACACATCCCAACACATTCCAGAGATTTATTCGTTGAAGTTTTCTATTGACTTACAGTATACTCTCAATATCGAGTAAGTGAGAGGGGATTAAAATGACAAGAAAGATAAATTTACCACCAAAAAAGGAACGACACCGTTTATTCGGCTCTGTTGAACCGGGAGTAAAGCTAAAACCCACAGAAAAAGAGCAGATGCCTGATTTACAAAACACAAAAAAAGATTTTCTTTTTACTATAGACGCTGTAGGAATTAGTAATGTTAAACATCCTATCATTATTCATTCTGACTTACTGCCAAAGGAACAAACGACTATTGCTACTTTTAAAATGACAAGTAAAATCTCATATGATTCAAAAGGTACAAACATGAGCCGCTTTACTGAACAACTTGAGCAATACCGTCAAAATGGAGGATTTGTTCTTACTCTTTCAAATCTGTATGATTTTACGAAAGAATTGGCAGAACGTCTAAAGCAAAAAGACGCAAGCATAGAGGTAACGTTCCCTTGGTTCTATGAGCGTAAAGGACCAAGCTCAGAATTAGTAGGATTAAACCATGCCGAGGCTTCTATTTCTGTTACGTACCAAGATGGCGTTGGGTTTACAAGCTCAGCTTCTTTAACTAGTGCAATCACAACACTTTGTCCGTGTTCTAAGGAAATTAGTGAATATAGTGCACATAATCAACGTGGATTCGTAACGATGAATGTAGAATTTACTGAGGGTTATGATGAAAAAACAGATTGGAAAGCAGCACTTTTAGAAGCAGCCGAATCAAATGCAAGTGCAATGATACACCCTGTTCTTAAACGTACAGATGAAAAGGTTGTAACAGAAACTGCATATGAAAATCCTCGTTTTGTGGAAGATATGGTTAGGCTTGTTGCTGCTGACTTATATGAATTAGATTTTGTACAGGCATTTACAGTAGAATGTCGTAACGAAGAATCTATTCATTTACATGATGCGATTGCTAGTTTAAGTTATAGAAAAGAAGACTAATGAAAAACGGTGTCCCATTTGGAACACCGTTTTTTTCTTAACCAAATACTTTGGCTAATTCTTCTTTATCTTGATCAAGCCAAAAACGCATTAAACGCTTTGCTCCTTCTAAGTCATGAAGCTTTGCTTGACCACATTGTTTTTCATTAGCTGCTGGAATTTCCGTAATTTCAACAGCAGTTTTCATAGTATCTTCTAAAAGATCAATGATTTCACTTACTTCTGGCTTTCCACTTACAACTAAATAATAGCCTGTTTGACATCCCATTGGTGAAACATCAATAATATCAAAGTGATCATATTTTTCTGAATGCTCACGAATATTAAAAGCCAGTAAATGCTCTAACGTGTGAATGGTATCAGGCTTCATCGCCTGTTTATTTGGCTGACAAAAACGAATATCAAATTTATTTACTTCACCGTCACTACCAACTTTATGAACGCCACAATGACGAACATATGGTGCCTTTACGGCATTATGATCTAATTCAAAGCTTTCTACTGAAGGCATCTTTTTCACTCCTATAATGTTAAAATGGACTAGCATACTATGCTCGTTTATATTGTAACACATGAATGAAAAATGGCGAATGATCAACTATTCTAGTTATGAAAAACTGCATTATTAAAAGTGAGGTCAACAAGTTATGAAGCAAATTTTCATCTCCGGTATCCGTTTCTATCAAAAATTTATATCGCCCCTTACACCACCCACCTGTCGCTTTTACCCAACATGTTCACATTACGGACTCGAAGCGTTTCAAAGGTTTGGGGTACTTAAAGGAAGTTATTTAACGATAAAGCGTATTTTAAAATGTCATCCGTTTCATCCCGGTGGTGTTGATCTTGTACCGGAAAAACAAGAAAAAAAGCTATGAAATTTTTCATAGCTTTTTCTTATCTTAACCTTCGTATCCATTTACAACAACATCAAGTTTTCCTGTTGCAGGATCTATAACAAGACCATGCACTGGAATATTCTCTACTAGTAATGGGTGATTTTTAATTGTTTCCACACTATCACGAACACTATCTTCAACTTTCTCAAAGCCTTTTAGCCATTGATCTAAATCTATTCCAGAATATTTAATTGTATCAATTTTTTCAGAGGAAACTCCGCGTTCCACTGCTTTTGATAAGAAAGATTCTGAATTTAATTTACTCATACCACAATCATGGTGACCCACTACACAGATTTCATCTGCTTTTAATTCATAAACAGCGACTAAAATACTTCTCATGATACTTCCAAAAGGATGAGCAACAATGGCACCAGCACTTTTCACAATCTTTACGTCACCATTTCGAATGTTCATTGCTTGTGGCAAAAGCTCAACTAATCTAGTGTCCATACAAGATAAGATGACAAGCTTTTTCTCAGGAAATTTTGTTGTTTCAAATTTTTCAAATTCTTTATCTGCTACAAATTTTTCATTATGTGCTAAAATTTCATCTACTAATCTCATATTCATTCCTCCACTATTCTAGTTTTCTGTTTTTTTATCATATCATAACTCTTGAAAATTCTCTAATGATGAGTTACTATGGTTAAGGAAATTAAATCGTAACAGTTACTATTTGCTTTTAGAAATAAAAATTAGTTCTCAAATCGTAATCATTAAGATATAATAGTGAAGTCTTAATCGTAATCATACTGATTTATTGAAAGGAGATTATTTAATATGAAAAGCACACATTACTCATGAGCTCATTCCTGTTACTATCAAGCTTATTAATAGGCTGTAACGCAAGTAACGAAGAAGGACAATCGGCGAATGAAACAAATACTGAAGATACTTTAAAAATCTATACTACGATTTATCCACTAGAAGATTTCGCAAAAAAGATAGGTGGAGATTTAGTTGAAGTTGAAAACATTCTTCCTCCTGGAGTTGACGCCCACACATACGAGCCTACTACTAAGGCGATGGTTGAAATCGCTGAAGCAGATGGATTCATTTATTCAGGTGTAGGATTTGAAAGCTTTACAGAAAAAGTTCAAGAATCATTAAATTCTGAAGATGTTGCTTTTATCAACGCTGGTGAAGGAATCGAATATATAGAAGGTCATGAAGAAGAAGCTGCTCATGATGAAACTGAACATGCTGAAGAAGAAGCTGCTCATGATGAGAGTGCACACGCTGAGGACGAAGCCGCTCATGATGAAAGTGAACACACTGAGGATGAAGCCGCTCATGATGAAAATGCACACGCTGAGGATGAAGCCGCTCATGATGAAAATGCACACGCTGAGGATGAAGCTGCTCATGATGAAAGTGCACACACTGAGGATGAAGCCGCTCATGATGAAAATGCACACGCGGAGGATGAAGCCGCTCATGATGAAAGTGCACACGCACACGATCACGGTGATCAGGACCCACACGTTTGGATTGACCCTATTCATTCAATTACTCTAGCAGAAAACATCAAAGATGCATTAATAGAACTTAACCCAGAAGGAAAGCAAACATTTGAGGATAACTTCCAAGCGTTAAAAACGCAGCTTGAAGACCTTGATCAATCTTTTAAAGATGTAATAAGCAATGCAGAAAAGAAAGAGATCCTAGTATCTCATGCTGCTTACGGTTATTGGGAAAACCGTTATGGAATCGAACAAATCAGTGTACTAGAACTTTCTCCAACTGAGGAACCTTCACAAAAAGAATTACAAACAATTATTGAAACTGCTAAAGAACATGAAATCAACTACATCATTTTTGAAACAAATGTTACAAGCAATGTAACAGATATCGTTCAAGCTGAAATTGGAGCAGAAGCATTAACCCTTAGCAACCTAGAGTCTATTACAGAAGAAGATGTAAAAAATAATGAGGATTATTTTAGTATTATGGAAAGAAATTTAGAAACTTTAAAAACAGCCTTATCAAGTAAGTGAGCGAATATTTCGTTCACTTTTTTTATTTAGACAGAAAGATACATCTATCATATAATCAACTTGATCTTCAAAAATAAAAAGGATGTGAAATATGATTTACAAGCACCGAAAGGAACCTAATGAATTATGTATTCTAAAAAACCTAAATACCCGAATGAGTTTGGATGAAAAGGACAAGCAGTATTATTTTAACCTTAAGAAAGGGTATGAGGGCGAGGTATTATTTGATAGTTTACTAGAAAAGCTTAGTTGTGAATGCATTATCCTAAATGATTTGCTTTTAAAACAAAATAACACATTGTTCCAAATTGACTCTTTACTTATCACCCGAGACTCTCTTTACCTTTATGAGGTGAAAAATTATGAAGGAGATTATTATTACGACTCTGATCGACTATATAAGAAAAACCAAAAAGAAATAAGCAATCCTCTCATTCAATTGAATAGAACCGAATCATTATTAAGACAATTACTCAAACATCTTGGATACCCTACTTCGATTTTTGCCTCAGTCGTTTTCATCAA
This Metabacillus endolithicus DNA region includes the following protein-coding sequences:
- a CDS encoding metal ABC transporter solute-binding protein, Zn/Mn family codes for the protein MSSFLLLSSLLIGCNASNEEGQSANETNTEDTLKIYTTIYPLEDFAKKIGGDLVEVENILPPGVDAHTYEPTTKAMVEIAEADGFIYSGVGFESFTEKVQESLNSEDVAFINAGEGIEYIEGHEEEAAHDETEHAEEEAAHDESAHAEDEAAHDESEHTEDEAAHDENAHAEDEAAHDENAHAEDEAAHDESAHTEDEAAHDENAHAEDEAAHDESAHAHDHGDQDPHVWIDPIHSITLAENIKDALIELNPEGKQTFEDNFQALKTQLEDLDQSFKDVISNAEKKEILVSHAAYGYWENRYGIEQISVLELSPTEEPSQKELQTIIETAKEHEINYIIFETNVTSNVTDIVQAEIGAEALTLSNLESITEEDVKNNEDYFSIMERNLETLKTALSSK
- a CDS encoding S-ribosylhomocysteine lyase codes for the protein MPSVESFELDHNAVKAPYVRHCGVHKVGSDGEVNKFDIRFCQPNKQAMKPDTIHTLEHLLAFNIREHSEKYDHFDIIDVSPMGCQTGYYLVVSGKPEVSEIIDLLEDTMKTAVEITEIPAANEKQCGQAKLHDLEGAKRLMRFWLDQDKEELAKVFG
- a CDS encoding permease, giving the protein MNKIVIPLFREFIALGLIGLFFYLFLFVDFQDLSFNIPSELLTVNTMFLSILLEAIPFILLGVFVSALIQTYVSEDLIKRALPRNAILALLPAALLGAIFPICECAIVPIVRRLMKKGMPLHIGVVFLVGAPILNPVVFASTYYAFSSELHIAYARMGLAFVLSIVIGFIIYLLFKNSNQLKWTKEDVVVEGNTNQEEKVGKLKSTLFHASDEFFEMGKFLIMGALIASLFQTFLDRTLLTELGTNEFLSPALMMGFGYILSLCSEADAFVAASFGGTFTAGSLLAFLVYGPMLDLKNTIMLFAFFKARFVAAFILVVTIVVYISIIIYQFLFL
- a CDS encoding hydrolase, whose product is MENNKKTYYITVGSGQISQLSTASAWDFKIEATDEEIVQLREYFDQVYSSDFQGFLRSHTPYVQYHYDRENDAIDDTNMKIYRMIYELGDEEAKEHIRTNQLMSKINEQE
- the yidD gene encoding membrane protein insertion efficiency factor YidD, translated to MKQIFISGIRFYQKFISPLTPPTCRFYPTCSHYGLEAFQRFGVLKGSYLTIKRILKCHPFHPGGVDLVPEKQEKKL
- a CDS encoding TIGR03943 family putative permease subunit; translation: MEKQHAQYRFQLYIRGIILIGFTLLMLKLVITGNMVHFIAPKMMPFMYFAIIVFALLGAIQIWRSGSKKQAELYCDCGTDHAVSSSPIKTLLVYSLFVFPIITGFLFPDVVLDSSVAAKRGFKTNLEEQDTSKAEAYLSDPEAYLNELDESVGNKVAQSSNIPDVPLEHPEGFEVQEKPVDFYAQLEQKMLEMETIQFTEENFIAMTSILDENPDKFVGKKVEMLGFVFREHDFKENQFVIARFGLSCCVADASVFGTLATSPEAETLGDDQWVKLTGTITTVKYQDWTLPSIEVSEIDRVEQPESPYVYESY
- the ytkD gene encoding RNA deprotection pyrophosphohydrolase; this encodes MYRFIDYYHNEVVLSFDDHPFSKDPKHVWVVCRHQDQWLLTKHSDRGFEFPGGKVEDNETALEAAIREVKEETGGIVKEIEYIGQYKVKGKEKVIVKNIYFAMVNQLVEQDGYYETYGPVLLKELPEGIQKDKKFSFIMKDDVLQRSIEEIKRRLK
- the ytzI gene encoding YtzI protein, which gives rise to MKTVFIICIIIVIIVLLLSLLTTRKAYQYKHTVDPIKKPVNNQETQEKEQEKPTQNQ
- a CDS encoding DUF6154 family protein is translated as MNIELFTNPELSKFRADEEDVYAYVKSILEKTSKQDMLSWVNTLSEEDLHSLMIPYFSEKLSEDLADREL
- the folE2 gene encoding GTP cyclohydrolase FolE2, which gives rise to MTRKINLPPKKERHRLFGSVEPGVKLKPTEKEQMPDLQNTKKDFLFTIDAVGISNVKHPIIIHSDLLPKEQTTIATFKMTSKISYDSKGTNMSRFTEQLEQYRQNGGFVLTLSNLYDFTKELAERLKQKDASIEVTFPWFYERKGPSSELVGLNHAEASISVTYQDGVGFTSSASLTSAITTLCPCSKEISEYSAHNQRGFVTMNVEFTEGYDEKTDWKAALLEAAESNASAMIHPVLKRTDEKVVTETAYENPRFVEDMVRLVAADLYELDFVQAFTVECRNEESIHLHDAIASLSYRKED
- a CDS encoding Dps family protein, yielding MSEKLVTTVNKQIANWTVLYVKLHNYHWFVKGKNFFTLHEKFEEFYTEAAVHIDELAERLLALEGAPVATMRESLELASIKEADGSETAEQMVQNIYDDFSVLVDELKEGMDLAGEVGDETTGDMLLAIHQSLEKHNWMLKSFLGK
- a CDS encoding beta-class carbonic anhydrase, with translation MRLVDEILAHNEKFVADKEFEKFETTKFPEKKLVILSCMDTRLVELLPQAMNIRNGDVKIVKSAGAIVAHPFGSIMRSILVAVYELKADEICVVGHHDCGMSKLNSESFLSKAVERGVSSEKIDTIKYSGIDLDQWLKGFEKVEDSVRDSVETIKNHPLLVENIPVHGLVIDPATGKLDVVVNGYEG